CGGTCTGGCGGCCATAACCCAGGTGCACCGTGGCCACATCTTCGGGCTGGCCGTAGAGCAGGGTGACGGCCGCGCGCACTTCCGTGCTCAGGCCTTCATACTGGATGAGAACCACATCTTCCTGCTTCAGTTTCAGCTTGGAGGCCGTTTTCGGGTGCAGGTGGACGGCGTTGTCCCAGGTCAGATTGGTGAGGGGTTTCGGAAGCTCCTGAAGCCAGCCGTTGTTCGCGTGGCGGCCGTCGCCCGCGCGGGCATCGAGGCGGAACACGAGATCCAGCCCCTTCTGGGCGGGAATGGCGGCTTCTTCGCCGAAGGCGAGTTTGTGGGTGACGGCTTTGGGCGCGTAGGCGGAACCTTCCACGAGGCCCTTGGCCAGCGCGGCCTTCCAGGCGGTTTCCGAATCCACGCCGTTGGCGTTGATCCATGCGCCGTGGACGAGGTCATAGTCCGTGGATGCTTCATCGCCCAGCAGGAGCGAAAGTATCTCCACCGCGCTCTTGCTGTTGTACAGCGGGCGAATCAGGGGCTGGACCACGGACATGGTGCCGTCGAAGGCCCGGAGATCGCCCCAGGCTTCAAGGTAGTGGGACTCGGGGACGACCCAGTGGCAGTGGTCGGATGTTTCGTTCTGCTGGGAGGCAAGATGGACGCGAAGGGTCGCCTTTTCCAAGGCCTCGCCAAACTTCAGATCCGCCGGGGTGCTGTAGATCGGGTTGCCGCCCAGAATGACCAACAGCGCAATGCCGCCGGCGTTCAGGGACTCCACAAGCTTGGCCACGGACTGGCGCTGGTCGACCGGGCGCGCCTCGGGGGAGGCGATATAGGTCACCAGGCCGGATTCAACGGCGCCCAGGGCGGCGTTGATGGCGTGGGCCAGCGAGTGAACCACGGGAGGCTGGGCGTCGCCCGCAACGACCACCGCGCCGCCTTTGTGGGCGGCGAGATCTTCGAGCACGGCGGCAAGCCACTCGGCGGGGAGGGCCGCGACATTGTCACCATTGGCGACGACACCGGCAACCCCCAGGTTCTGGGCGATTGCGCGGGCCAGGGTTTCCACATGGGGGTAGCGCAGGCGGATGGCGTGGTCGGCCGCGGAGCCCGTCAGGGTCGGCGTACATTCGGCCACGTAGAGACGACTCATTTCGTCGTGGGCGAAGCCTTCACGGGCTTCATAATCCGGGGCATCGGCCGTCGCGGAGGCCGCGCGGGTGATGGAGAAGTCGCGGGAATAACGAACGTGCGCCGGCCCCTCTTCCAGGAAATTGGCGTCCAGGGAGAGCACGACTTTGGCTTTCTTGAAGTTGATCACCGGTGTGACAAACTCGCCGAAGGCGTCGAAGGCGCCGACCCGGGCGTTGTTGCCGCCCATGGGATCGTGCTGGAACCACTGGGCGCTCGGATAGATGGCCAGCAGCTTCTCCATCTGCTTGGCGATGGTGGGCGACGTGATTGTCTCCGTCAGGATGGCCAGACTGGCGCCCTGAACGGCGTCCACGCCCTGCATGGCCTTGCCGATTTCCGCGACGAACTGGTTCCACGTGGCCATGGTGCCGACGTGAGCAATGCTCTCCAGGCGATCGGGGGAGTACAAATCCAGAATGGAGGCCTGGGCGTAGATGCTGGAGGAACCCAGCGAAGCCGGGTGCCCGACCAACCCTTCAATTTTCGTGGGGCGGCCTTCGTAGCTCGTGGCCACGGCGCCCAGGGCAAAACCCGCCTCGGGCACGGCGGTCGCATAGTACCCGAATTGACCCGCCACCGCGTCTTCCGGCGGCTTGACGTAGGGGACGATCTTTTCTTCCGGCTGGCGCGCGCAGCTTGTGAGGCCGGCCATCATCATGGACGCACCCATGACCTTCATGAAATTGCGGCGACCGGTGGCATCGAGGGTGCCGGCGTCTTCAGACGGGAACTCACGGTGCTTTTCGGAATCCAGGGCGATAGCACCGTTGAATTCGGCAGCATGCCGCCAGTAGGCCGGAGCGCTGTGTCCCGGCGTGGAAGCGTTGGCCTCCCGGCCGCTCAAAGTAGCGTTTAAGTGCTTTGGGCTCATGATGTTTCCCATAATTAACGGTGACAGATGGAACAGTTGCTGAGCTGTTCGACGTTGATCTTGTACTCTTCCACCAGGGCTTTGCCCGCTTCGAGCTGATCGTGGGGCGCGGCCCAGTCGACGTCGAAGACCTTGTCTTTCGGGCGGATAAACTTCTCCGGCGCCCGGTGGCACTCAAGGCACCACGACATGTGGAGCGTCTTCACCTTGCGGGTCAACCGCTGCTCCTGGATATCACCGTGGCAGGTTGTGCACCCCATGCCCTTGGCCACGTGAATAGAGTGGTCGAAGTAGACGAAATCGGGAAGGTCATAGACGCGCGTCCACTCCAGAGGCTTGCCGGTCTTCCAGCTTTCATGAACCGGCTGGAGCATGGGCGCATCCGCGAGCACCTGCGAGTGACAGGTCATGCAGGTTTCCGTGGGGGGCACGTTGGCCACGCCGCTCTTCTCCACCGTCGTGTGGCAGTAACGGCAATCAATGCCGTTGGCGCCCACGTGTCGCTGGTGACTGAAGGGAATGGGCTGCTCCTTGTTTATGTTCACCTGCGTGACGACGGGAGACCGGTACAGTGCGGAGGCGAGAAGCGTTATGACAACCGCCCCCAGTACACCGCCAACAATACTGGCTCGGGCAAGCACATTGGCGCTGCGATGAAAAACTTGAGCCACGAAAACATTCCTTTTCTACCGTGGGCCTGAAGGACGGCGCTACACCCGTGGTCAACTCCGTCCATCCTGGGCTCGTGGTTGGTTAAGAACCAAAAATAAGTCTGGTTATGCGTCCGGAATAAATTACGTTCCAGTGTTTGTTTCTGTCCTCCGGTATGGGGAGGAGGACGGGCGCGAAATAAAAAAAGAAGCCCACTCGCGGGAGGTCGGCGCAGAAACGCCGCCCGAAACGAAACAGGGATCCCTTAATTCTCAACTACCAGTCGTTACCAACTCGCGCGGTTATCTTGGTCGATATCCGCTAGACTCAAACGCGCTCCCGCCATCTGCACCGTGGCGCCTACTCATTTTCCCGATGGTTCGGCGGCGCAGAACGGCGTATTTATACACCTTCGCCGGGGGCGGAATCAACCCAGGGACTTCAAATTTCCTTGTTCTTCGGCGCGAATTTTCGTTCAGCATGCTGAGCCGCAATCGGCCGGATTCGCCCCCGCCGCCACGAATTTCCCTCGCGGGCGGGCGACGGCTCCGGGGGCGCACGCCACCGATGGCCGCGACTCCGGTTTCACCCGCAAAAACAGGACCTTGAACGCGTCGCCTTGCACTGTTCTGCTAGTACTTCCCCCCTCTCCTTTGCTCCCATGCCGCTGAGATCGTGTGCTAGCGTGGAACGGCGCATAGACGCCACGCCGCACGTGGGTGCTCCGCGACGGGCGATTTCCCGCCCGGGGCGCGCGATACAATTTTTGGGGGTGCAAAGCTTGACTGGGCCCGGCGATTTTTGGCATGATTGCATCTGTTTTGATCGTAGACACCCCGTGCGGGCACAGGTAGGCTTTTTTTGGGATCCGCAGCAGCGAATTTCTTCGTCTGTCGCTTTTTGCAGCCCCTGTGCGATACACAAGACTATCGGAGCTTTCTTACGAGCTATGGCATCCGTATCCCTGCTTGAATCCGTTGCACAGCATGAAAAGTCCCTGATGGCGGATCTGGAACGCGCCCGGGAAGAGGCGCGCCAGATTATCGATACGGCGCACCTGGACGGCGCGACCACCCTTCAGGAAACCAACGTGAAGCTGGAGGCCGATATCGCGGTGCTCCGCCGCGACGCGGCGCAGGCGCGGGAGGAGGTGCGGATAGCCATCCAGAAGGCGACCGCCGAGAAAGTTGAAGCAATTCGCAGCGAGTCCGCCGGCCGAACCCCTCAGGTTCGCGCGGAATTGCTGGCGCGCATCCTTCCCAACGTAGACTTATAGGAAGAGGCCTGAATTATGATTTCCCCAATGGATCGGGTTGAGATTGTGTGTCTTCGCTCCGAGCTGCCCGCCATGGTGCCGGCGCTCCAGGAGCAGGGCGTGCTCCATGTGGAAGAAGTTTCCCTCGCGCTGGAGAACCACCCCGGATTTCTGCACCGCGTGCACCTTCCGGAAGCGGAGAAGCGGGAACTTTCCGAGCTGGAGGCGCTTGAGACGCTCCTGAAAGAGGCCGCCCCGCTGCTTTCCGGCAGCCCTGCGCAGGATGCCGTCGCCTCGGCCGCGGCCGGGCTGCGCGAAAGCGCCATCCCCGACCGACTGAAGTCCGCCCGGGCCTGGCACCGGAATCTCCGGACCCTTCACCGGCGCAAGCTCAATATTCAAGACGACATGACGGTGATCAAGAATTACGGCCGTCTGGTCGAGTCCATCACCCCCCTGCTTATTACGAATGGCGCCATATTGGGCGAAACGGCCCGGGCCATCATCCTGGAGGGCTACGACGCGGAATCGCTGGACGCCCTCAAACGGGACATTGTCAACGCCGTGAGCGCCTCCTGCGGCGCGGTGAGCCAGAAGCTGGACCGGAACAAACTCTGCCTGATCGTCACCCACCCCGCCGACAAGGGCGAGGCGTTGGGTGATTTCCTGGCGGCGCGCGGCATCAAGGTGCTGACGAGCCCGGATCAAGAGGCGCGCGGCGCTTCGGTGGATGAGGTGATGCGCAAGATCGGATCCCGCATTGCCGAAATGCAGGCGGATCTCGATGCCGTTCTGTCGGAACTGCAGGCGTTTACGGCCCAGGAAGGCGCCAAGCTGGTTGCCCTCCAGAAGATGGTCTCCGATCGTATCGCCCAACTGCGCGTGGTGGATTCTTTCGCCCAGAGCGAGATGGTGGGCGTCATTCAGGGCTGGGTCCCCAGCGAGTCCTATGGCAAGCTGGTGGCGTCGATTAAGGAAAAGTTCGGCGACAAGGCCGTGGTGGGTCATATGGATCACCACGACATTGAACACAAGCGCGTTCCCACGAAATTGAAAAACCATCCTTTAATCCAGCCCTTCGAGCTCATCATGAAGCTGATGAAGCCTGCTACCTATGGCGGTTTCGACCCGACGTGGCTCGTTGCGGTTTCCTTTATTCTGTTTTACGGCTTCGTTCTGGGCGATGCGGGCTACGGCGCTATCCTGGTGGCTATCGGCCTCTGGGGCAAGGCCAAATGGGGCCACATCAAGCCCGTACGCGACGGCATGACCATTTTCACCTGGATGGGCGTCTCTTCGGTGGTCTTCGGTATCATTTATTGGGAGATATTCGGGGCGCTGGTGGAGGATATGGTAGGTGACTACTCCCTTTTCCACCGGGCGCACCACACGGACGCGCTGCTCTACCTTGCCATCCTTTTCGGCGCGATTCATATCCCCCTGTGCCTGATTCTGGGCATCAAGGAAGGTTATGCCCACGGCCATCACAAGCACGCCGAGGAAAAACTGGGCATGCTGCTGGGCCTCGCCGCCCTCCCCGTCGCGCTGGGTTCCGCCGCCACGGGCTTTGTACTGGGTTTCCTGATTGCGGCGGCCCTCTTCGGTGCGGGCCTGTACTTCCTGTGGCGCAGCATGGGCGCGATGGCGGCGATGGGCGTCATGGAAATCATCGGCCTTACGGCGAACATCTTCTCCTACAGCCGCCTGATGGCGCTGGGCCTTGTGTCCATCGCCTTTGCGGAAATTGCCAACGCCCTCCCCGAAATGCTGGGCGGCGGCACGATCGGCATTGTCATCGGGATTCCCATGGCGGTAGCGGTCCACGCACTCAATATCTTCATTGGCGTATTCAGTCCAACGATCCATTCGTTGCGGCTTAATTTTGTTGAGTTCTTGCCGAAGTTCTACGAAGCTGAAGGCAGAAGTTACGAACCCTTTAGAAAGGAAATGGTATGGTAATGAGTTCCACACTTCGCAAAGCAATGCTGCTTTCCGCCATCGTTCTGGCGGTCATGAGCGTCTGCGCTCCGTTCGCAATGGCCCAGGAGCACGCGGAAGGCGCTTCCGCGACCGCCAACACGTCGGTCGGTGAAGGCATCCGGGTTGCGGGTATCGCGATTGCGGCGGGCATTGCCCTCGCCGGCGCGGCGCTCGGCACGGGCCGTGCACAGGCTTCCATCGGTGCGGGTGGTACGGGCGCGCTGGCTGAAAAGCCCGAGCTGTTCACCAACGTGCTGATCCTGGTGGCCCTTCCCGAAACTATCGTTGTTCTCGGTTTCGTTATCGGCTTCCTGATTCTGGGCAATATCTAGGTTTGTGTGGAGCGGCGCCCCCGTGGCGCCCCTCTTTCACTTGCCCTCAGGAGGCCGCCGGCCAGCCGGCGAAAGCACCTATGGAAAAAACACCACTACTGGATCTGATGTCAGCGCAAATCGCGGCGCAGCGCAACGAAGTGTTGCAGGCTGCCCGCGACGAGGCGGTGGCGATCCGACAGAACGCCCAGGAACGGGCGGAACAGCGCCGGAAGGACAGCCTTGCCGCCGCGGAGAGCGAACTCGCGTCCATCGCGCGCCGCTCTCGCGAGCGCGTGGAGGCCGAGGCCCACATGGTGACGCTGACCACGAAGGACTCCATCACCAACGAGGTGCTGGGGGAAGTGTCGGCGGAACTGGCCGCGATTGCGGCGGGTCCCACCTTTCCGGGAATTCTGGATGCCCTCCTCGCCGAGTTAATGGCGGAAGCGCCGTCCGATGTGGTGGTTCTGGCTCCCCCGGCCCATGTGGATCATTGCCGTCGCTGGCTTGAATCCAACGGCCGTCCGGGCCTGCCGGTGGAACCGCTTGCATCGCTGAAGGATGGTGTCGCCGTACAAGACCCGGGCAAGAAGTTTCGTTTTACCAATACCCTGACGGCGCGCTTCAACAAGCACGAGGGCGAGTTGCGGAAGCTTTCGCTGAACCGACTCTTCCCCTCGTCCAACGCGGGCGGAGAAGCTTGAACATGGCCGACATGGATCCTTTTGTACTGCACTTCAACGCGCGGGTGCACGGCATGAAGCGCGAGCTGTTTTCCAACACGTCCATCGACGGTTTTCTGGATCAGGGTGACCTGGCCCGATTTCTTGAGGCGCTGCTGGATTCGGCCTATCGCACGGAAATGGCCGAAGCCCTCACCCGCTATCAGGGTGCGGACGCGGTTGAAGAAGCGGCGTCCCGCAACCTGGTTGCCACCTTCCAGACCCTCCTGAGCCGCTCCCACGGCGAGTTCCGGGAGCTGGTCCAGATTTTCCTCGCCCGTTGGGACCTGATGGCGGTCAAATCCCTGATCCGCTGCCGGCACCACGGCGTCGACGGCCCCGTAATGGGCGCGGCCCTGATTCCCGGGCCCACGCTCACCCCGCCGCTGCTGGCGGAGTTCAGCCAGCTCGATTCCATGGAATCGCTGGTGGCCGCCCTGAGCGGCTGGAACCGGAACCTGTGCGGATGCCTCCGCAAGGCCCTTCCGGCCTATCACGAGACGGGCAGCCTCTCCGAGCTCGAAGAGGCGCTGGACCGCGCCTACTTTGTAGACACGGTGGCCCGGCTCAAGACCGCTGAGGATGACGACAGCCGCATGCTGCGCGCCCAGCTCCAGTCGGAAATCGACCGCATCAACCTGCGGACGGTCTTCCAGCATATCGACACGAAGGGCGAACTGGGCGAGAGCCTGGACAGCCGTTTTCTCAGTCAGGGTTCACTGCCCAAGTCCCTGTTGCGCCAGATGGCGTCCAGCTCGGACCCGGCGGCGGCCATGGCCCACCTGGCGCGCACGCGGTACAGCAGCCTGGTGGAAGAATTGTACCAGTTGCTCCAGACCGGTCGTTTCTCGCCGATGGAGCGCTTCTTCGAGCGCGTCTTGATGAAGAATGTACGCCAGAGCGCGCGGAACAATGTGTTCGGCATCGGCGTGATGATGGACTATGTTTGGATGAAGTACAACGAGGTGATCA
Above is a window of Candidatus Hydrogenedentota bacterium DNA encoding:
- a CDS encoding cytochrome c3 family protein; its protein translation is MAQVFHRSANVLARASIVGGVLGAVVITLLASALYRSPVVTQVNINKEQPIPFSHQRHVGANGIDCRYCHTTVEKSGVANVPPTETCMTCHSQVLADAPMLQPVHESWKTGKPLEWTRVYDLPDFVYFDHSIHVAKGMGCTTCHGDIQEQRLTRKVKTLHMSWCLECHRAPEKFIRPKDKVFDVDWAAPHDQLEAGKALVEEYKINVEQLSNCSICHR
- a CDS encoding Fe-S-cluster-containing hydrogenase yields the protein MSPKHLNATLSGREANASTPGHSAPAYWRHAAEFNGAIALDSEKHREFPSEDAGTLDATGRRNFMKVMGASMMMAGLTSCARQPEEKIVPYVKPPEDAVAGQFGYYATAVPEAGFALGAVATSYEGRPTKIEGLVGHPASLGSSSIYAQASILDLYSPDRLESIAHVGTMATWNQFVAEIGKAMQGVDAVQGASLAILTETITSPTIAKQMEKLLAIYPSAQWFQHDPMGGNNARVGAFDAFGEFVTPVINFKKAKVVLSLDANFLEEGPAHVRYSRDFSITRAASATADAPDYEAREGFAHDEMSRLYVAECTPTLTGSAADHAIRLRYPHVETLARAIAQNLGVAGVVANGDNVAALPAEWLAAVLEDLAAHKGGAVVVAGDAQPPVVHSLAHAINAALGAVESGLVTYIASPEARPVDQRQSVAKLVESLNAGGIALLVILGGNPIYSTPADLKFGEALEKATLRVHLASQQNETSDHCHWVVPESHYLEAWGDLRAFDGTMSVVQPLIRPLYNSKSAVEILSLLLGDEASTDYDLVHGAWINANGVDSETAWKAALAKGLVEGSAYAPKAVTHKLAFGEEAAIPAQKGLDLVFRLDARAGDGRHANNGWLQELPKPLTNLTWDNAVHLHPKTASKLKLKQEDVVLIQYEGLSTEVRAAVTLLYGQPEDVATVHLGYGRQTVGAIGKDRGFNAYALQTAASPWFVTGASLNATGRTYVLARTEEHNNIEQSHIEQAQKAEDRHLIRATTLEAFKHDPEFAKKLGHEAPGREITLYNPDEKDWAGYAWGMTIDLNRCNGCAVCTIACQAENNIPIVGKKEVSNGREMHWIRVDRYFKGDVASPAVEVVHQPIPCMQCENAPCEPVCPVGATQHSKEGLNDMAYNRCVGTRYCANNCPYKVRRFNFFHYQIREGQDAPQLKMMRNPNVTVRSRGVMEKCTFCVQRINKARIEAKREGRQIKDGEFQTACQSACPSQAIDFGNINDPQSRVSLRKQNPRDYGLLADIGTRPRTTYLAQLKNVHPNLAKPEAHTAEH
- a CDS encoding V-type ATPase subunit, translated to MADMDPFVLHFNARVHGMKRELFSNTSIDGFLDQGDLARFLEALLDSAYRTEMAEALTRYQGADAVEEAASRNLVATFQTLLSRSHGEFRELVQIFLARWDLMAVKSLIRCRHHGVDGPVMGAALIPGPTLTPPLLAEFSQLDSMESLVAALSGWNRNLCGCLRKALPAYHETGSLSELEEALDRAYFVDTVARLKTAEDDDSRMLRAQLQSEIDRINLRTVFQHIDTKGELGESLDSRFLSQGSLPKSLLRQMASSSDPAAAMAHLARTRYSSLVEELYQLLQTGRFSPMERFFERVLMKNVRQSARNNVFGIGVMMDYVWMKYNEVINLRLIARGLAGNLPAGRVRDELYSV